TAAAGCTGGAGCTAAGAGAGACATGATGTATTATCGCTCACATGTaagatttaaataaatgaaataattgaatatgtatatgGGTTTATATTGATTAGTGtttgaaatataattattacatatgtacacataaaaaatttacatttttaacaataaaaaataatgttttctttttttcctttCTCCTTTTAACAGGATActcaaaataaagaatgCACTATTCGTGTAACGAATCTAAGCGAAGATGTTAATGtaagttttaaaataaaaatcataaAGCAATTATACagaaaaacgaaaaaacataaaagaaaaaaaaacataaacataataaaataaaatgtgatATGTACATACTACTTATGTACACATATAAATGGAGCCAATAGTTGTTACCCTATTCATCATatacatgcatattttttttataacaggAGAGTGAATTATCCAACTTATTTGGGCGTGTCGGTCAAATATCTCGAATGTTTTTAGCTAAGCACAAgtatgttatattttcatctatTGCATCAGAATGTATACGTATATTTATGTACGCATTCATTAGTCATCTTATAATTCACAATCGTAAAAACGGTTTAacgatattatttttttctattttcattattaggGAAACACAAAATTCCAAGGGTTTTGCTTTTATAACATATTCCAAGAGAGAAGAAGCAAAAAGAGCTATAGAAAAGTTAAATAGACATGGATTTGAAAATCTCCTCTTAAGtgtaatatatgataaatcaTAAATTCTTAAGTATCACGTCCCAtttctttcatttttataaatttcttacaattttttattattttttataggtGGAATGGGCCAAACCATCAAACAGATGAAGCATGAATTGTTcatacttatttatttagtttttttttttaatttttattattattaaggctatatatttttttttattttaaaagatcTACACATTTTAACTTGTActgattattattttttattatgttataatttattccCAAACAATAcctaaaaaaacaaataaaattaaattaaaataaatattaaaaaaatgttaaaaatatattttataatttggcTTGGTTGtaagcattttttatataaccaTTCAAATAGATATATTTCCTCTGGGTGTGTAACTTTAAATCCTTTTCGAATATCATCCCaatattcttttaaatcGCTGTATGTATTTCCATATTGCATGTTATAAATAGCGATGACCAAATCCACGAAGTTGTTTTCTATAAAAGTGGTGCATTTTGTGTGTGTAAAATTGGGCATGTAAACAGAGtagagaaataaaaaatatatgcctATATATGCAAACGTAAAATTGACACTTGTGGTGCcctaaattttatataaacttACCATAATAATCATATAGGAAAACGATTTTCTTCTTAGGATATACTTCcatattatttctattcatatttatatcattattattgttattattattgatgatgctcatattattattttggtcTTGTGTTGTTCCTCTCATAAAATAGTTTTTAACCTTTTCTGCAATGTCACTAATAGTGCTCTCTGTACTGATTGTTTCATTTTGGGGAGCCGTAACTGGTTCTACATTCGGTGTAATGTTTTCATTCAATGATCGaatattttccataatGTTGTCATCTTTTAAAGACTTTAAATAGGAAgtaatataacaaattttatttttattttcgctTTTTTGCATAAAATTGGATACCTCTTCATATAGCTattatgcaaaaaaaaaaaaaaaaaaaaaagtgagtaaataaattaaaaaatatgacttGTTCATGTAATTTTTTGCAACCTTAcacaatttaatatttgcaCACAAATAATTggtaattttatttttttctgatttttacctttttttcattaacgCTATAtggattttttataaaattataacttatttcatttaatacaaaattagaATTGGTAATATTTGCATCCGTTGTTTTTAAAGAAAAGGGTTTGTATAAATCaaagatttttttttcacatttcattttattattatatttcataaaagACATAATTTGCATATCATAATTATCAAGATCTCCAATTGGATCAATCATTTCTCCGGGGTTTTCTTGTTTGTATTTCtctatttgtttattcatgctattttttaaatcgtCTTTTCTTAgtttatatgtaataacATCGAATGGAAATTTCCCTAAGATAtataaagatgaaaatttaataacatGAAATATGGAtgtgtaataatatatatacacatgtTTCTATGCAATCCATTTTAGGATGATTTTTGTGGGACTTACCTGTAAAGAcatagtattttttattgctaACAGTAGGAATGAATTTGACCTCGTtctcatatttataattatacaaatcCAAATGGCTACATATATGATTTTgaccaaaataataattaaaaacataatagTAAGTAAAATATGAAGTGGATGCAAATAAAGTAAGCAAAattaatgttttaaaaaattcgaaaattgcatattttttgcttatttttatttcacttATAGTATTTGAACTTGTTGTATCAGTTAGAGTTTGAGTAAAAAATTGGCTactaaacattttttttaaattttttctatCTATTTTAATAGTCCttgtatttgttttattttcattattattattattattatcttcattcatttctttattatcattttcttcctTTGGTTGATTAATTTCATCTTGATCGTcatcaaaattaaattcaTTGTCTAAACTtctataaacattttttatttcttttttacttgaactttttttaattttatctgATATTTCAAATGTTTCCATCTTGGAAATTAAAGGGGAATTGTCAATCTTTTTCTCGTCCATCTTATTTTAGCTTGGACAATATGGGAGGAGGTTTGTTCTTAGGGATGTATGTTAAATATGCCGCCGTTTTGTCAAAacagacaaaaaaaaataataaattatgaacaaatcgaacaatataataacaaattaaGCTAGCCAAAAAATGCGTAAATTTAGGTGGTTAGTGTTTATACGTTTTGCAACCTGAATAGGTATAAATAGTATGTATGTGCACACTTAAAGaatattgaaaatttgTTGCTTTAAAAAGatagtaaataaatatatatttttttaatttggtgtataaaagatatataatatgtaaaacACACTTAATCTAAAAagtaaaagaatataatgaaatcgTAAAAAATGCCCTTAAGAcgaaattgttttttttaataatacaaatatatatataattaaataaaattacaagcacataaacatatttatttcaatggaataaatatataaattttttgagGGTGGTAGTTCTAATATATACCAGAAAAATcctaaaaaatttttgaaaaaaaaaaaaatatcttaTTAAGGTAATAAATGGTAATGTGCATGTGTGCCTTGTTGCTCcgtattttatatatataaaaattaatattatattttttcccttttccaatatttacatattttatataaatagtaatattaatatttaattattttttagtttatttaattcctttcttataattttataattaacaaTTAAGCGATATATCTACagaaattaaatttttttttaatttttttaaagcttTCCATATTTTCTCCGTAcatttttactatttttgtaatttcaCCTTgtcaaaaatgaataaaaatgaaactcACAAGAGTTTGGAAAAGGAAGATATTAATAAACTCATCGATAATTCTTTAAAGTCAGCAGATACCGATGATGGGCATtcctattttttacaacaaaataatatttattgggAAACAGGTCATAGGACATACATTCCcttttttcactttttgatacataaatatactaataaaataatagacGATCAAGTAagtttattaattaaaattttaattattttttactatacttttttatgttCCTATATAatcacatattttaaaatatatctaaattttgtttacaGATAAGAAATTTTCGAAACAGTGTAAAAAGTGTACATCATACTCCATTTGTATTTCACAAAGATGGATATTTTAGAAGTTATTATGGGGACCCAGATATTAATAtgatttttaatttaaaaaaaaatgcaaattttgtttttaattcaaCAGGATCATTGAATTCGTATAATTTGCTAAGCAACAATTGTACTTATGATAAGCCTACACACATATTTAATCAAGTACTTATGAGCGCATTCAAAAtggatttaaaaaa
This sequence is a window from Plasmodium chabaudi chabaudi strain AS genome assembly, chromosome: 7. Protein-coding genes within it:
- a CDS encoding ATP synthase-associated protein, putative, which codes for MNKNETHKSLEKEDINKLIDNSLKSADTDDGHSYFLQQNNIYWETGHRTYIPFFHFLIHKYTNKIIDDQIRNFRNSVKSVHHTPFVFHKDGYFRSYYGDPDINMIFNLKKNANFVFNSTGSLNSYNLLSNNCTYDKPTHIFNQVLMSAFKMDLKNALETAT